One window of the Cryptomeria japonica chromosome 7, Sugi_1.0, whole genome shotgun sequence genome contains the following:
- the LOC131856803 gene encoding uncharacterized mitochondrial protein AtMg00860-like, which yields MRNLDEVLGIMEAQSLFAKMSKCEFGLTKILYSGHVICADGVKVHQEKIQAKLDWLPPRNVSELWGFLGLCAYYRRFVKGYSQLAAPLIDLTRKGSFCWIGEAQRVFDRLKQKELNERQQKWVSKIQAYDFDIDFVKGKKNVVADALSRRPSVAALCSISEISADWKSQLSVEYSKNQFACEIIDGRFEDVWSVEENAGNIKKLLTTV from the exons ATGAGGAATTTGGATGAGGTTCTTGGTATTATGGAGGCTCAGTCACTATTTGCCAAGATGTCCAAATGCGAATTTGGACTTACAAAGATATTATACTCAGGTCACGTGATTTGTGCAGATGGAGTGAAGGTTCACCAGGAAAAGATACAGGCAAAGCTAGATTGGCTGCCACCTAGGAATGTTTCAGAGTTGTGGGGTTTCCTAGGATTATGTGCATACTAcaggaggtttgtgaaggggtaTTCACAACTAGCAGCCCCTTTGATAGATCTTACACGGAAGGGTTCTTTTTGCTGGATAGGTGAGGCTCAGAGGGTATTTGACAGGCTTAAGCAG AAAGAGCTTAATGAGCGCCAACAAAAATGGGTCAGCAAGATTCAGGCATATGATTTCGACATTGACTTTGTCAAGGGGAAGAAAAATGTTGTTGCCGATGCACTTTCCAGGAGACCTTCAGTTGCTGCCCTTTGTTCTATAAGTGAGATTTCAGCTGATTGGAAGTCTCAACTTTCAGTTGAGTattccaaaaatcagtttgcatGTGAGATTATAGATGGACGG TTTGAAGATGTGTGGAGTGTAGAAGAGAATGCTGGAAATATAAAGAAGCTGCTGACA actgTGTAA